One window from the genome of Solea solea chromosome 2, fSolSol10.1, whole genome shotgun sequence encodes:
- the LOC131477880 gene encoding translocon-associated protein subunit gamma, giving the protein MAPKGSNKQQSEEDLLLQDFSRNLSAKSTALFYGNALIVSAIPIWLFWRIWHMDLVQSAVLYAVMTLVSTYLVAFAYKNVKFVLKHKVAQKREDAVSKEVTRKLSEADNRKMSRKEKDERILWKKNEVADYEATTFSIFYNNTLFLVLVIVASFFLLRNFNPTVNYILSISASSGLIALLSTGSK; this is encoded by the coding sequence ATGGCTCCCAAAGGCAGCAACAAGCAGCAGTCAGAGGAGGACCTGCTTCTCCAGGACTTCAGCAGAAACCTCTCGGCCAAATCCACCGCTTTGTTTTACGGGAACGCGCTCATCGTCTCTGCCATCCCCATCTGGCTCTTCTGGAGGATTTGGCACATGGACCTGGTCCAGTCTGCAGTTCTGTACGCTGTCATGACTCTGGTCAGCACCTACCTGGTGGCCTTTGCCTACAAGAACGTCAAGTTTGTTCTCAAACATAAAGTTGCTCAGAAGCGTGAGGACGCTGTTTCCAAGGAGGTGACTAGGAAGTTGTCAGAGGCAGACAACCGCAAGATGTCCCGCAAGGAGAAGGATGAGAGAATCCTGTGGAAGAAGAATGAAGTTGCTGACTATGAGGCCACCACCTTCTCCATCTTTTACAACAACACACTCTTCCTGGTCCTCGTCATCGTCGCCTCCTTCTTCTTGCTAAGGAACTTCAACCCCACCGTCAACTACATTCTATCCATCAGTGCCTCCTCTGGACTCATTGCTCTGCTTTCCACCGGCTCCAAGTAA